From a single Kitasatospora sp. NBC_00458 genomic region:
- the zapE gene encoding cell division protein ZapE: MIAPEPIAATGGAPGPSALTDRRPVVPAERLVAEMVPPPRFSDVSFGTYIPDPTQPSQYEAVQVLEQFAGALNSGGGSAPKRSWFRRSAPAPTGPAGVYLDGGYGVGKTHLLASLWHAAPGPKAFGTFVELTNLVGALGFQQAVTTLSGHRLLCIDEFELDDPGDTVLVSTLLGRLVDNGVRLCATSNTLPEKLGEGRFAAADFLREIQGLSAHFRPMRIDGQDYRHRGLPAAPPPYTDAQVDAAAHRTPGASLDDFDALLGHLSAVHPSRYGALLDDVTAVCLRGVRQVDDQSTALRLVVLADRMYDRELPVTASGVPFDQVFPEEMLRGGYRKKYLRAVSRLVALARDSAA, translated from the coding sequence GTGATCGCCCCCGAGCCGATAGCCGCCACCGGCGGGGCCCCCGGACCGTCCGCGCTCACCGACCGGCGTCCCGTCGTCCCCGCCGAGCGGCTGGTCGCCGAGATGGTCCCGCCGCCGCGCTTCTCCGACGTGAGCTTCGGGACGTACATCCCGGACCCGACGCAGCCCAGCCAGTACGAGGCCGTCCAGGTCCTGGAGCAGTTCGCCGGCGCGCTCAACAGCGGCGGCGGGTCCGCCCCGAAGCGCAGCTGGTTCCGCCGCAGCGCCCCCGCGCCCACCGGCCCGGCCGGCGTCTACCTGGACGGCGGCTACGGCGTCGGCAAGACCCACCTGCTCGCCTCGCTCTGGCACGCCGCGCCCGGCCCCAAGGCCTTCGGGACCTTCGTCGAACTGACCAACCTGGTCGGCGCGCTCGGCTTCCAGCAGGCCGTGACCACGCTCTCCGGGCACCGCCTGCTCTGCATCGACGAGTTCGAGCTCGACGACCCGGGCGACACCGTCCTGGTCTCCACCCTGCTCGGCCGCCTGGTCGACAACGGCGTGCGGCTCTGCGCCACCTCGAACACCCTGCCCGAGAAGCTCGGCGAGGGCCGCTTCGCCGCCGCCGACTTCCTCCGCGAGATCCAGGGCCTGTCCGCGCACTTCCGCCCGATGCGGATCGACGGCCAGGACTACCGCCACCGGGGCCTGCCGGCCGCCCCGCCGCCGTACACCGACGCGCAGGTGGACGCCGCCGCGCACCGCACCCCCGGTGCCTCGCTGGACGACTTCGACGCCCTGCTCGGCCACCTCTCGGCCGTCCACCCCAGCCGCTACGGCGCGCTGCTGGACGACGTCACGGCGGTCTGCCTGCGCGGCGTCCGGCAGGTCGACGACCAGTCCACCGCGCTGCGCCTGGTCGTCCTCGCGGACCGGATGTACGACCGCGAGCTGCCGGTCACCGCGTCCGGGGTCCCCTTCGACCAGGTGTTCCCGGAGGAGATGCTGCGCGGCGGCTACCGCAAGAAGTACCTGCGGGCCGTCTCCCGCCTGGTCGCGCTCGCCCGCGACAGCGCCGCGTAG
- the uvrB gene encoding excinuclease ABC subunit UvrB: MRPITNIERSETPFEVVSPYQPNGDQPAAIAELERRVRGGEKDVVLLGATGTGKSATTAWMIEKLQRPTLVMAPNKTLAAQLANEFRELLPNNAVEYFVSYYDYYQPEAYVPQTDTYIEKDSSINEEVERLRHSATNSLLTRRDVVVVASVSCIYGLGTPQEYVDRMVRLKVGEEIDRDILLRRFVDIQYTRNDLAFTRGTFRVRGDTIEIFPVYEELAVRIEMFGDEIEALYTLHPLTGEIISQDDSVHVFPASHYVAGPERMERAVGDIEKELEQTLARMEKQGKLLEAQRLRMRTTYDLEMLRQIGTCSGVENYSMHFDGREPGSPPNTLLDYFPEDFLLVIDESHVTVPQIGAMYEGDASRKRTLVEHGFRLPSAMDNRPLKWEEFQQRIGQTVYLSATPGQYELSRGDGQVEQIIRPTGLIDPEVIVKPTEGQIDDLVHEVRKRVERDERVLVTTLTKKMSEDLTDYMLGLDIRVRYLHSDIDTLRRVELLRELRAGEYDVLVGINLLREGLDLPEVSLVAILDADKEGFLRSGTSLIQTIGRAARNVSGQVHMYADRITPAMEKAIGETNRRRVVQQAYNKEHGIDPQPLRKKIGDILDTLAREEVDTDQLLSTGYRGAGAKGGKAPVPALGKDRKPAKSMPAAELAELIQSMTERMHAAATDLQFEVAARLRDEVKELKKELRQMREAGIA; this comes from the coding sequence GTGCGCCCCATCACGAACATCGAGCGGTCAGAGACGCCCTTCGAGGTCGTCAGTCCCTACCAGCCCAACGGCGACCAGCCGGCGGCCATCGCCGAGCTGGAACGCCGGGTCCGGGGCGGCGAGAAGGACGTCGTCCTGCTCGGTGCCACCGGTACCGGCAAGTCGGCCACCACGGCCTGGATGATCGAGAAGCTCCAGCGCCCCACCCTGGTGATGGCGCCGAACAAGACCCTGGCCGCCCAGCTCGCCAACGAGTTCCGCGAGCTGCTGCCGAACAACGCGGTCGAGTACTTCGTCTCGTACTACGACTACTACCAGCCCGAGGCGTACGTCCCGCAGACGGACACCTACATCGAGAAGGACTCCTCGATCAACGAGGAGGTCGAGCGGCTGCGCCACTCCGCCACCAACTCGCTGCTCACCCGCCGGGACGTGGTCGTGGTCGCCTCCGTCTCCTGCATCTACGGCCTCGGCACCCCGCAGGAGTACGTGGACCGGATGGTGCGGCTCAAGGTCGGCGAGGAGATCGACCGCGACATCCTGCTCCGCCGCTTCGTCGACATCCAGTACACCCGCAACGACCTCGCCTTCACCCGCGGCACCTTCCGGGTCCGCGGCGACACCATCGAGATCTTCCCGGTCTACGAGGAACTCGCCGTCCGGATCGAGATGTTCGGCGACGAGATCGAGGCGCTGTACACCCTGCACCCGCTGACCGGCGAGATCATCAGCCAGGACGACTCCGTCCACGTCTTCCCGGCCTCGCACTACGTCGCAGGCCCGGAGCGGATGGAGCGCGCCGTCGGCGACATCGAGAAGGAGCTGGAGCAGACCCTCGCGCGGATGGAGAAGCAGGGCAAGCTGCTGGAGGCCCAGCGGCTGCGCATGCGCACCACCTACGACCTGGAGATGCTCCGCCAGATCGGCACCTGCTCCGGCGTCGAGAACTACTCGATGCACTTCGACGGCCGCGAGCCCGGCTCCCCGCCGAACACCCTGCTCGACTACTTCCCGGAGGACTTCCTCCTGGTCATCGACGAGTCGCACGTCACCGTCCCGCAGATCGGCGCGATGTACGAGGGCGACGCCTCGCGCAAGCGCACCCTGGTCGAGCACGGGTTCCGGCTGCCCTCCGCGATGGACAACCGCCCGCTGAAGTGGGAGGAGTTCCAGCAGCGGATCGGCCAGACCGTCTACCTCTCCGCCACCCCCGGCCAGTACGAGCTGTCCCGGGGCGACGGCCAGGTCGAGCAGATCATCCGCCCGACCGGCCTGATCGACCCCGAGGTGATCGTCAAGCCCACCGAGGGCCAGATCGACGACCTGGTGCACGAGGTCCGCAAGCGGGTGGAGCGGGACGAGCGCGTCCTGGTCACCACCCTGACCAAGAAGATGTCCGAGGACCTCACCGACTACATGCTCGGCCTCGACATCCGGGTCCGGTACCTGCACAGCGACATCGACACGCTGCGCCGGGTCGAGCTGCTGCGCGAGCTGCGGGCCGGCGAGTACGACGTGCTGGTCGGCATCAACCTGCTCCGCGAGGGCCTGGACCTCCCGGAGGTCTCCCTGGTGGCGATCCTGGACGCCGACAAGGAGGGCTTCCTGCGCTCCGGCACCTCGCTGATCCAGACCATCGGCCGTGCCGCCCGCAACGTCTCCGGGCAGGTCCACATGTACGCGGACCGGATCACCCCGGCGATGGAGAAGGCCATCGGGGAGACCAACCGCCGCCGGGTGGTCCAGCAGGCGTACAACAAGGAGCACGGGATCGACCCGCAGCCGCTGCGGAAGAAGATCGGCGACATCCTGGACACCCTCGCCCGCGAGGAGGTGGACACCGACCAGCTGCTCTCCACCGGCTACCGCGGTGCCGGGGCCAAGGGCGGCAAGGCGCCGGTCCCGGCCCTGGGCAAGGACCGCAAGCCGGCCAAGTCGATGCCGGCCGCCGAGCTGGCCGAACTGATCCAGTCGATGACCGAGCGGATGCACGCGGCGGCGACGGACCTCCAGTTCGAGGTCGCGGCCCGGCTGCGGGACGAGGTCAAGGAGCTGAAGAAGGAGCTGCGGCAGATGCGCGAGGCCGGCATCGCCTGA
- a CDS encoding TerD family protein: MSVTLAKGQRVSLQKGSGETLTVVRMGLGWEAAPRRGLFGSRTRQIDLDASALLYAERTPSDVVFFQHLESADGSVRHTGDNLVGGAGAGEDDEAILVDLAHVPPQITQVVFTVSSYTGQTFAEVRNAHCRLVDESTGLELARYELTGGGPHTGQIMAKVFREESGGWGMQAIGAPARGRTFQDLLPAIEPFL; this comes from the coding sequence GTGTCGGTGACACTTGCCAAGGGTCAGCGGGTCAGCCTCCAGAAGGGGTCGGGCGAGACGCTCACCGTGGTCCGGATGGGCCTCGGCTGGGAGGCGGCGCCCCGCCGCGGCCTGTTCGGCAGCCGGACCAGGCAGATCGACCTGGACGCCTCGGCCCTGCTGTACGCCGAGCGGACCCCGTCCGACGTGGTGTTCTTCCAGCACCTGGAGAGCGCCGACGGCTCGGTCAGGCACACTGGGGACAACCTGGTCGGCGGAGCCGGCGCGGGGGAGGACGACGAGGCGATCCTGGTCGACCTGGCGCACGTGCCGCCGCAGATCACCCAGGTGGTGTTCACGGTGAGCTCGTACACCGGGCAGACCTTCGCGGAGGTCCGGAACGCGCACTGCCGGCTGGTCGACGAGTCGACCGGGCTGGAGCTGGCCCGGTACGAGCTGACCGGCGGCGGTCCGCACACCGGGCAGATCATGGCGAAGGTGTTCCGCGAGGAGTCCGGCGGCTGGGGGATGCAGGCGATCGGGGCCCCGGCCCGCGGCCGGACCTTCCAGGACCTGCTGCCCGCCATCGAGCCGTTCCTGTAG
- a CDS encoding TerC family protein → MDVSVSLWVGTIVVLLALIVADFFIGGRKPHEVSIKEAGIWTTVWIVLAALFGGFLWWHSGAQPAGEFFAGYITEKSLSVDNLFVFILIMSKFAVPRIYQQRVLMFGVIIALVLRAIFIAGGAALVTQFSWVFFIFGAFLIWTAWKLIKEARSDEEDEEFEENRLLKTIERRFPSTDKYHGTKLFIRENGRRLMTPMLIVMLAIGTTDVLFALDSIPAIFGLTQDPYIVFTANAFALMGLRQLYFLIGGLLKKLVHLSYGLSVILGFIGVKLVLHAAHEQGAHVPEIGIPFSLGFIVVVLAVTTVTSLMASKKAERAEAAEKIDA, encoded by the coding sequence GTGGACGTTTCCGTAAGCCTGTGGGTCGGCACGATCGTGGTGCTTTTGGCACTGATCGTGGCCGATTTCTTCATCGGCGGCCGAAAGCCGCACGAGGTGTCGATCAAGGAAGCCGGTATCTGGACCACGGTCTGGATCGTGCTGGCGGCACTCTTCGGCGGGTTCCTCTGGTGGCACTCCGGCGCGCAGCCGGCCGGTGAGTTCTTCGCCGGGTACATCACCGAGAAGTCGCTCAGTGTCGACAACCTGTTCGTGTTCATCCTGATCATGAGCAAGTTCGCGGTGCCGAGGATCTACCAGCAGCGCGTGCTGATGTTCGGTGTGATCATCGCCCTGGTGCTCCGGGCGATCTTCATCGCCGGCGGCGCGGCCCTGGTCACGCAGTTCTCCTGGGTCTTCTTCATCTTCGGCGCCTTCCTGATCTGGACGGCGTGGAAGCTGATCAAGGAGGCGCGCTCCGACGAGGAGGACGAGGAGTTCGAGGAGAACCGCCTGCTCAAGACGATCGAGCGGCGCTTCCCGTCGACCGACAAGTACCACGGCACCAAGCTCTTCATCCGGGAGAACGGCCGCCGGCTGATGACCCCGATGCTGATCGTCATGCTGGCGATCGGCACCACCGACGTCCTGTTCGCGCTGGACTCGATCCCGGCGATCTTCGGCCTGACCCAGGACCCGTACATCGTCTTCACCGCCAACGCCTTCGCGCTGATGGGTCTGCGCCAGCTGTACTTCCTGATCGGCGGCCTGCTGAAGAAGCTGGTCCACCTCTCGTACGGCCTGTCGGTGATCCTCGGCTTCATCGGCGTGAAGCTGGTGCTGCACGCGGCGCACGAGCAGGGCGCCCACGTCCCGGAGATCGGCATCCCGTTCTCGCTGGGCTTCATCGTGGTGGTGCTCGCCGTCACCACCGTGACCAGCCTGATGGCCTCGAAGAAGGCCGAGCGGGCCGAGGCGGCGGAGAAGATCGACGCCTGA
- a CDS encoding MBL fold metallo-hydrolase: MTYHGAVKVGGPPDVRELAHLIITKVAVGPYDNNAYLLRCRDTDEQLLIDAAADAPVLLETVGENLATVVTTHRHHDHWGALAEVVAATGARTAAGRIDAEAVEVPTDLPLDDGDTLRVGRCELTVRHLVGHTPGAIVLVYDDPQGHPHVFTGDCLFPGGVGNTWGDPEAFRTLFRDVNEKLFDALPDEAWVYPGHGNDTTLGAERPNLPVWQERGW; the protein is encoded by the coding sequence ATGACGTACCACGGAGCGGTCAAGGTCGGCGGACCGCCGGACGTGCGCGAGCTGGCCCATCTGATCATCACCAAGGTGGCGGTCGGACCGTACGACAACAACGCCTACCTGCTGCGCTGCCGCGACACCGACGAGCAGCTGCTGATCGACGCGGCGGCCGACGCACCGGTCCTGCTGGAGACCGTCGGCGAGAACCTCGCCACCGTGGTCACCACCCACCGGCACCACGACCACTGGGGCGCGCTGGCCGAGGTGGTGGCCGCCACCGGCGCCCGCACCGCCGCCGGGCGGATCGACGCCGAGGCCGTCGAGGTGCCGACCGACCTGCCGCTCGACGACGGCGACACCCTGCGGGTGGGCCGCTGCGAGCTGACCGTCCGGCACCTGGTCGGCCACACCCCCGGTGCGATCGTGCTGGTCTACGACGACCCGCAGGGGCACCCGCACGTGTTCACGGGCGACTGCCTCTTCCCGGGCGGCGTGGGGAACACCTGGGGCGACCCGGAGGCCTTCCGGACCCTCTTCCGGGACGTCAACGAGAAGCTCTTCGACGCGCTGCCGGACGAGGCCTGGGTCTACCCCGGCCACGGGAACGACACCACCCTGGGCGCCGAGCGCCCGAACCTGCCCGTCTGGCAGGAGCGCGGCTGGTAG
- a CDS encoding maleylpyruvate isomerase family mycothiol-dependent enzyme, translating into MSESETTLQSAGGSADAAADRAADLAGERLRGVAASTDALLRTVRALDPAALAEPSALPGWTRGHVLAHLARNADSLVNLLDGARTGTDIPQYASEEARDQGIEDGAGRPPEVQLDDLEDTHRSFAAAAAKLPGTAWTASVRHRSGYDFPAYDIPWKRLMEVEYHHVDLAAGHTPADWPESFAVAEFRRLAGRLAGAADLPAVRLVAGDTADEALIGSAGDAPALTAEGPVRALTAWLSGRSAGDGLLVHRGGAPLADGPAALPVLPPLG; encoded by the coding sequence ATGAGCGAGTCCGAGACCACCCTCCAGAGCGCCGGCGGGAGCGCCGACGCGGCCGCCGACCGGGCCGCCGACCTCGCGGGCGAGCGGCTGCGCGGGGTGGCCGCGAGCACCGACGCCCTGCTGCGGACCGTGAGGGCGCTGGACCCCGCGGCCCTGGCGGAGCCGTCCGCCCTGCCCGGCTGGACCAGGGGCCACGTGCTGGCCCACCTCGCCCGGAACGCCGACTCGCTGGTCAACCTGCTCGACGGCGCCCGCACCGGCACCGACATCCCGCAGTACGCCAGCGAGGAGGCCCGCGACCAGGGCATCGAGGACGGCGCGGGCCGCCCGCCGGAGGTCCAGCTCGACGACCTGGAGGACACCCACCGGAGCTTCGCCGCCGCGGCCGCGAAGCTGCCCGGCACCGCCTGGACGGCCTCGGTCCGGCACCGGTCCGGCTACGACTTCCCGGCGTACGACATCCCGTGGAAGCGGCTGATGGAGGTCGAGTACCACCACGTCGACCTGGCCGCCGGCCACACGCCCGCGGACTGGCCGGAGTCCTTCGCGGTGGCGGAGTTCCGGCGGCTGGCGGGCCGGCTCGCGGGCGCCGCGGACCTCCCGGCGGTCCGGCTGGTGGCCGGGGACACCGCGGACGAGGCCCTGATCGGCTCCGCCGGCGACGCGCCCGCGCTGACCGCCGAGGGCCCGGTCCGGGCGCTCACCGCCTGGCTCTCCGGCCGCTCCGCGGGCGACGGGCTCCTGGTCCACCGCGGCGGCGCCCCGCTCGCCGACGGTCCCGCCGCCCTGCCGGTCCTCCCCCCGCTGGGCTGA